One Paenibacillus riograndensis SBR5 DNA segment encodes these proteins:
- a CDS encoding sensor histidine kinase, translating to MDSLNTLMLKLFENSTEAIFFFDREGRTLAMNPAAAHIVDTDFLKQLEQGNSLALCSTCRGYTSDMELRTCLNCFFHVPDSEDFTSYQVYLETKNKGVIPFAASFHTIDSENGIRVLMLRDLTRQFKTQEKFYQNKMMKHVIEAQENERKRISRELHDSVAQELMSAVVDLRVLKYMTGDEQLLKKVKQTEVSMTRLLSDIRNLSVELRPAALDDFGLEAAFRSHFKRMEQIYGLMIEFESDLSEKRYGSEIETVVYRVCQEALLNALKYAQVDLVHVKLTERDRLLKLTIEDEGVGFNLGDEPDGTGLGLYGMQERAELVGGIFSVESGIGLGTRIIIQVPVADGNGKE from the coding sequence ATGGATTCATTAAATACGCTGATGCTGAAGCTGTTTGAGAACAGCACGGAGGCTATTTTCTTTTTTGACCGTGAAGGAAGGACGCTGGCGATGAATCCGGCAGCCGCCCATATTGTCGACACCGACTTTCTGAAGCAGCTGGAGCAAGGGAATTCCCTTGCCCTTTGCAGTACATGCAGAGGGTATACCAGCGACATGGAGCTGCGCACCTGCCTCAATTGCTTTTTTCATGTGCCGGACTCTGAGGACTTTACCTCCTATCAGGTATATCTTGAGACCAAAAATAAAGGCGTGATCCCTTTTGCCGCCAGCTTTCATACGATCGATTCAGAGAATGGAATACGGGTACTTATGCTGCGGGATTTAACGAGACAGTTTAAGACGCAGGAGAAATTTTATCAGAATAAAATGATGAAGCATGTCATCGAGGCCCAGGAGAATGAACGGAAACGGATTTCCCGGGAGCTGCATGACAGTGTTGCCCAAGAGCTTATGAGCGCTGTGGTGGATCTGCGGGTGCTTAAATATATGACCGGAGATGAACAGCTGCTCAAAAAGGTGAAGCAAACTGAAGTCTCTATGACACGGCTCTTAAGTGACATCCGCAACCTCTCTGTGGAACTTCGTCCGGCTGCTCTCGACGATTTCGGCCTGGAGGCTGCATTCCGGTCACACTTTAAACGGATGGAGCAAATCTACGGGCTCATGATAGAATTTGAATCCGATCTATCAGAGAAACGTTACGGCAGTGAGATTGAAACGGTGGTCTACCGGGTCTGCCAGGAAGCTTTACTTAATGCTTTGAAATATGCGCAGGTAGACTTGGTTCATGTAAAGCTTACCGAGCGGGACCGGCTGCTGAAGCTTACTATTGAAGATGAGGGCGTCGGTTTCAACCTGGGCGATGAGCCGGATGGTACCGGACTGGGCTTATACGGCATGCAGGAGCGTGCAGAATTAGTAGGAGGCATCTTCAGTGTTGAGTCAGGCATTGGCCTGGGAACCCGAATCATCATTCAAGTTCCTGTTGCCGATGGAAATGGAAAGGAATGA
- the narJ gene encoding nitrate reductase molybdenum cofactor assembly chaperone: protein MIDLSKLHNFKQSFGYFAPQLMYPEKLDFHPAFLEEAFEAGHPAYPHVHAYWSLMQTFSLDEIQENYAATFDFQRDCALYMTYFKFEDAKERGQILAKLKILYEMYGLEMPEGELPDYLPLMCEFLYAAEWLNDPAAPENFRMLTAIFEDGTYHLLQALNKHESPYFHLIKGLRETLKACIEQEALSQ from the coding sequence GTGATTGATCTAAGCAAGCTCCATAATTTCAAGCAATCCTTCGGATATTTTGCCCCGCAGCTGATGTATCCGGAAAAGCTGGATTTTCATCCGGCCTTTCTGGAAGAGGCATTTGAAGCCGGACATCCGGCTTACCCTCATGTGCATGCTTATTGGTCGCTCATGCAGACCTTCAGCTTGGATGAGATTCAGGAGAACTATGCCGCAACCTTTGATTTTCAGCGGGACTGCGCCCTTTATATGACCTATTTTAAGTTTGAGGATGCCAAAGAGCGCGGACAAATCCTGGCCAAACTGAAAATCCTGTATGAAATGTACGGTCTTGAAATGCCTGAAGGCGAGCTTCCGGATTACCTGCCGCTTATGTGTGAATTCCTGTATGCTGCGGAGTGGCTGAACGACCCGGCTGCGCCGGAGAATTTCCGGATGCTGACCGCCATTTTTGAAGACGGCACGTATCATTTGCTTCAGGCACTGAACAAACATGAAAGTCCCTATTTCCATCTGATAAAAGGACTGCGGGAAACACTCAAAGCTTGCATCGAACAGGAGGCTCTCAGTCAATGA
- the narI gene encoding respiratory nitrate reductase subunit gamma — translation MNMFDQFLWVIFPYICLAVFIVGHIYRYRRDQFNWTAKSSEFIEKKQLKYGSILFHLGIIPVIFGHIGGLAVPKSWMEALGVNDHLYHIGAVYIGGIFGMATLAGMLILTSRRFTIKNVRRLSSASDLIVNSLLLFIVFMGMYSTLVTNAVQPEFDYRETISIWFRGLFMFSPDPSLMKEVPVSFKIHVLSGFAIFAFWPFTRLVHVWSVPLNYVGRSYILYRRHKSN, via the coding sequence ATGAATATGTTCGATCAATTTTTATGGGTCATCTTCCCATACATCTGCCTCGCTGTTTTTATCGTTGGGCATATTTACCGCTACCGGAGGGATCAGTTCAACTGGACGGCCAAATCCAGCGAATTCATTGAGAAAAAGCAGCTGAAATATGGCAGTATTCTCTTTCACCTCGGGATTATTCCGGTCATCTTCGGACATATCGGCGGTCTGGCGGTCCCGAAGTCATGGATGGAGGCATTGGGTGTTAACGATCATTTGTACCATATCGGTGCTGTATATATCGGGGGGATATTCGGAATGGCTACACTGGCCGGGATGCTGATTCTCACCTCGCGGCGGTTTACGATAAAGAATGTCCGCCGTCTCAGCAGCGCCTCCGATTTGATTGTCAATTCTCTGCTTTTGTTCATCGTATTTATGGGAATGTACTCCACCCTGGTTACGAATGCAGTGCAGCCCGAATTTGATTACCGGGAGACGATCTCGATATGGTTCCGCGGCTTGTTTATGTTCAGTCCTGATCCGTCTCTCATGAAAGAGGTGCCGGTTTCCTTTAAAATCCATGTCCTGTCCGGCTTTGCCATCTTTGCGTTTTGGCCGTTCACCCGGCTAGTTCATGTATGGAGTGTTCCGTTGAATTATGTAGGCAGAAGTTATATTCTATACAGAAGACATAAATCGAATTAA
- a CDS encoding GAF domain-containing protein, translated as MKNQVDYQRELDQIRQALGYDFMSLALADPAEYDYVIRWKYASGNSNSRYKRIVLQSGRGIAGIVFKTGKPFLLYSVQEQVKQDMLFSYPIINSEKLKSIGAVPLWNDARVAGVLLGGFRGDQQVNDTMLRELQNTARLGIGDLNGKELLLS; from the coding sequence ATGAAAAATCAGGTCGATTACCAGCGGGAGCTTGACCAGATCCGGCAAGCCCTTGGATATGATTTCATGTCATTGGCACTAGCGGACCCTGCGGAATATGACTATGTGATCCGATGGAAATACGCCTCCGGCAACTCGAATTCACGGTATAAGCGGATTGTGCTGCAGTCCGGAAGAGGAATAGCGGGGATCGTATTCAAAACCGGAAAGCCGTTTTTACTCTACTCTGTGCAAGAACAGGTAAAGCAGGATATGCTGTTTAGTTATCCGATTATCAACTCAGAGAAGCTAAAGAGCATCGGGGCTGTGCCGCTGTGGAATGACGCACGCGTGGCAGGGGTCCTTCTCGGCGGGTTTAGAGGTGACCAGCAGGTGAACGATACGATGCTGCGGGAGCTGCAAAATACAGCACGCCTTGGAATCGGAGACTTGAACGGAAAGGAACTGTTGCTGAGTTGA
- the narH gene encoding nitrate reductase subunit beta, translated as MKIKAQVAMVMNLDKCIGCHTCSVTCKTTWTNRKGAEYMWFNNVETKPGIGYPKRWEDQELYKGGWQLRKGKLELKSGNKLSKVALGKIFYNPDMPEMKDYYEPWTYNYEHLTEAGEQKHSPVARAHSAVTGEKMDLEWGPNWEDDLAGAHVTGPLDPNIQKIEEEIKFNFEQSFMMYLPRLCEHCLNPSCVASCPSGAMYKREEDGIVLVDQEACRGWRYCMTGCPYKKVYFNWQTNKAEKCTFCFPRVEAGLPTVCSETCTGRIRYLGVLLYDADKVLDAASTPDVKDLYQAQCDLFMNPHDPEVIAQARKDGISEDWLEAAQNSPVYKLAIEHKLAFPLHPEYRTLPMVWYVPPLSPIMNYFEGKDSLKNPDMIFPAVEEMRTPIQYLANMLTSGDTQTVKEALQRMAMMRSYMRAKSADQPFDLSRLDRVGMTAHQTEEMYRLLAIAKYEDRFVIPTSHKEQTMNPYRAQGSAGYGNRMGDMGSGFGSGCSGCGPASSAGGDTKTAKEIYEENFYGGIWRD; from the coding sequence TTGAAGATTAAAGCTCAAGTGGCAATGGTGATGAATCTGGATAAGTGCATAGGCTGTCATACCTGCAGTGTTACCTGCAAAACGACCTGGACGAACCGCAAAGGCGCGGAATACATGTGGTTCAACAACGTAGAAACGAAACCCGGCATCGGATATCCGAAGCGCTGGGAAGACCAGGAGCTGTACAAAGGGGGCTGGCAGCTCCGCAAAGGCAAGCTTGAGCTGAAGTCCGGCAACAAGCTGTCCAAGGTAGCGCTCGGGAAGATTTTTTATAACCCTGACATGCCGGAAATGAAGGATTATTACGAGCCGTGGACTTATAATTATGAGCATTTGACCGAAGCCGGGGAACAAAAACATTCCCCGGTGGCCCGCGCTCATTCGGCAGTAACCGGAGAGAAAATGGATCTGGAATGGGGGCCGAACTGGGAGGATGATTTGGCCGGCGCACATGTAACGGGACCCCTTGATCCGAACATCCAGAAGATCGAAGAGGAAATCAAATTCAACTTCGAGCAGTCGTTTATGATGTATCTGCCCCGTCTCTGTGAACATTGCCTGAATCCGAGCTGTGTTGCTTCCTGTCCCTCGGGAGCGATGTACAAGCGGGAGGAGGACGGCATTGTCCTCGTAGACCAGGAGGCTTGCCGGGGCTGGAGATATTGCATGACGGGCTGTCCTTACAAAAAAGTGTACTTCAACTGGCAGACCAACAAAGCGGAAAAATGCACCTTCTGTTTCCCCCGCGTGGAAGCCGGGCTGCCAACCGTCTGCTCTGAGACTTGTACAGGACGTATCCGGTATCTGGGTGTGCTGCTGTATGACGCAGACAAGGTGCTTGATGCCGCTTCAACACCGGACGTTAAGGATTTGTATCAAGCACAATGTGATCTGTTTATGAATCCCCATGATCCTGAAGTCATCGCTCAGGCCAGAAAAGACGGCATTTCAGAAGACTGGCTGGAAGCGGCACAGAATTCACCGGTCTACAAGCTTGCGATTGAGCATAAGCTGGCGTTCCCGCTGCACCCGGAATACCGGACACTGCCGATGGTCTGGTATGTGCCGCCGCTCAGCCCGATTATGAACTATTTTGAAGGCAAGGATTCTCTGAAGAACCCGGATATGATCTTCCCGGCCGTTGAAGAAATGCGGACACCGATTCAGTATTTAGCCAATATGCTGACCTCAGGCGATACGCAGACTGTAAAAGAAGCCCTGCAGCGGATGGCGATGATGCGTTCCTATATGCGGGCGAAATCAGCAGATCAGCCTTTTGATCTTTCCCGTCTTGACCGGGTTGGCATGACGGCACACCAGACTGAGGAGATGTACCGGCTGCTGGCCATTGCCAAATATGAGGACCGTTTCGTGATTCCGACCTCGCATAAGGAACAGACCATGAATCCTTACCGCGCCCAAGGCTCCGCCGGATACGGCAACCGGATGGGGGACATGGGTTCCGGTTTCGGCTCCGGCTGCTCCGGCTGCGGACCGGCAAGCTCTGCCGGCGGAGACACGAAGACCGCTAAAGAGATTTACGAAGAGAATTTCTACGGGGGGATCTGGCGTGATTGA